Sequence from the Paralichthys olivaceus isolate ysfri-2021 chromosome 1, ASM2471397v2, whole genome shotgun sequence genome:
ttgtAATTTAGGCGAACTGACATTTTGAGCTTTGATATTAAATCCCTGATATGAATCTTCACCCATGACCTCACTCGATGGTCTCACTCAAGCATAAaacctggaataaaaaaaaaaaaatgaaatagagtGAGGTTTCAGCTTTCAGGCGTAAATCCCAGTTTATTTCCAAATGATCTCCTACGAACTTTCCTGGAAAGAGCCATGCCATTTAATAAATCATTATATTACTTTTGCATGGAAATTCATCTGGAAGTCAACAATAAGCTCAACACAACTAAAATAAAGCTCCTGTAACTCTCTTGTTTTCCTGGAACTAGTACAAAACTGCACAATTCTTTCCAGGAAACTTTCAATACATTTATGAAGGAATAAAGGAAATAGATTTAGGCCACTTTAGGTAACAATGCAGCGCTTCTGGTCGTCCTGTCGCCCGAACTAAATTAATGTGAGCCTAAAGTGGCTcttgtaaaatagcaaatgtggccAAAATAtaccaaaaaacaaatatgagcCTTTTCTCGCCAACATGCGGTGCTCTAGTCAAAGTGTGATCTGAATGTGAAAGGTGGAAATGGCCCAAATAGAGCAAACCTAATTTGGGCCATCCTTGGTCGACATGCGGTAGTGCCATGGCTCACTTGTGGCCCAGGTCTGGCAAACAGCAGCGGACCACCCAAGTGCGATCACTCCACGCAGTATGTGGGCCGGGCGACAGCGTGGGCCAAATCCGGGCCCAAACTTCTTTGCTATTTGAGAAAGGACCTAAAATAAACTCCGATAAACTATATTTTACAGAACTTCAACTTCTCGTTCTTCGGTCTGATCGGTCTTGTGCCGTGGCTGCAGATGATCGGGGGACAGCGTCGGACACATCTAGGACAAAACAATTTAGCTCTAAGGGAACGaacctttaaaataaactacGATAAAGTACGTTGGGAAACTTTTTGGGGAAATTCTGGAGACTTGTTGTAGGGACGACTTATTTCCGAACTCCGTGTACTCATAGGGGACAGCGTGGGCCACATCCGGGCCAACACAATTTTTGCTATTTGAGAAAGAACCTAAAATAAACTACGATAAAGTATGTCAGGAAACTTTTTAAGTAAAACCTCCATGAACTCGATCTCGGGCCATGGTTGGGTGATCGGGGACAGTGGGCCTCATCCGGGGCCAACACAATTTTGCTATCTGAGAattttaagataaaactttTTTCAGAACTTCATGTACTCGTTCTTGAGTCTGCTCAGTCTCGTCCCGTGGCTGCGGATGATCAGGGACAGCAGCTCGTGTTTGTCCCTCAGCCCCAGGGAGACGTCCAGCGTGTCCTTCAGCACGTCCCGCGTGTGCACCATCATGCTGAGGAAGTCGTCGTTGAGCCGGTGCTCCTCCCGCAGCTCGCTCTCCTGGCTCTGCTTGAACttcacctccagctccagcagagaCTTCTCGGAGTTCGTGAAGGCCTCGCTGATCTGCGCCGTCTCCCTGCGCAGGTACTTCCCGTAGCTGTCCTCCCCGTCCAGGTCGTAGGAGATGCTCTTCCCGATGCCCTCCAGCACCCGCGCCGCGTCCTCGATCTGCCGCTTCACGATGGTGAAGTCGTCGCGTATCGCCGCGTCCTGGTCCTCGTCGACGCCGCACTTTCGCTCGTCGGTCATCTTGAACAACATCTGGCACTTCTCCGGGTCGTCGTTCTCCTCGTAGTCCCCGTCCGGCACGAAGTAGTGATGGAAGGTGCCGTTGGACATCTCCGGGTGCAGCGGTCCGCGGTACGAGGCTGCGCACAGTGTCCACAACATCCCGGCGCACAGGAGCCAGTGGAGAGAAGCCATGGTCCGTCCGCTTGTCCACAAACACACGACTATTAAatgttagtaaaaaaaaaaaaagtttaaaccTCAGCTCGAGCCTCACGCAGACTATTTAACTCCAGTCCGGCGCAGAAACCCAAACATCTCCCCCGGGTTTAAACCTCCAAAAGTGCACAGTTAAGTTTCCTCCTCcacgtctcctcttcctcctcccggataaaaaaacaacctctctcctcttcttcctcctcctcttcttctccttcttcttcttcttcagtccaGGCTGCCAGCTCCCAtcgctcctctgtgtgtgtgaaagtgtgtctgAGCGCTGGTTCTCCTCCTGACTTGTGTCGGTGCCTCGAACGCAACATCTGGATGCCTCCGCTGCCTCTCCGGGTTTTTGTCTAATAATAATCCCCCGGAGCTGCTCTCAGGTTACAGCCCCTCCGTCACTGACAGGGCTGCATTCAGTCTGCACCGGGGGCCGGCAGCTGCTGAAGTCTGCACCCGAACCTGCCAGAGAGAGTTTGTGTCAATGCACAAGTTCAAAAAGTTAAATCAGActgtttggaaaaataaaaataaatccctgcTCGTCTTAAGCCTGcaacagagaaacaacacaaaagtccaatcatttagagtcaaactcGATGACTAACGTGGATTTTAACTGGACGTAGTATTTcttagtagtagtattgttcATCATCAGGTTATTTGAGTACAACATACAGTGGTATTATTCTTGTAAGATTCATTCTGCTGCCGATTTAACAGTTGTGTGAATTCTTAACCATGACCAGTTCAAATACGTTTGAAGAAATGAGTAAAACCTCGCATCTAATTACCTGCAATACAACAATAATGTAATCATACACTTTAATAAAACTTGATGACTTGTGCCAGAAAACATGGATTCAATGAGATGTTTGTGCTGTTGTAGATTATTGCATCAGGTTATTAGTACATTACAATTTAGAGTACAACTTAAAGAGGGTATTATTGTTGTGAGGTTCATTCTGCTGctgatttaacagttttttaACCCAAACTAGTTCAAAACGTTGTATTAGATGATTAAGGAATAAGTTTAACCACTTATCTGAAAGCTATATCTGTTATATACTGTTATTTTAGATTAACTCAGTCCTCTGAATGTTCCTGAGTTTCTCATcgagatccattaattattgaaaatgtaaaagaataATGCCTTATCTTgtgatattaaataaaataaaatgaattaaatcttAAATCAGACAGGGGTGAGAGGTTATGAAACCAGTTTGGAATTCTAAACtatcaattttttttcttgcagttgatc
This genomic interval carries:
- the fibinb gene encoding fin bud initiation factor, coding for MASLHWLLCAGMLWTLCAASYRGPLHPEMSNGTFHHYFVPDGDYEENDDPEKCQMLFKMTDERKCGVDEDQDAAIRDDFTIVKRQIEDAARVLEGIGKSISYDLDGEDSYGKYLRRETAQISEAFTNSEKSLLELEVKFKQSQESELREEHRLNDDFLSMMVHTRDVLKDTLDVSLGLRDKHELLSLIIRSHGTRLSRLKNEYMKF